Below is a window of Apodemus sylvaticus chromosome 5, mApoSyl1.1, whole genome shotgun sequence DNA.
GTACAGTGACACTGGGAGTCATTTCAAGCTGTTACAATATCCCAGGCAGTAGGAGGAAGAGCCACAGGATAGCCAGGGTCCCCTAATGGAGGcagaaaggcagggagaagggcccaggcccaggcccaggcccaggcccagacaGTTCCCAGTCCAACCTTCCCTGGATGGGCCAGAAGCCTCAGTGGTGGAGGGAGCACGGCCCACGTGAGGAAAAGCTAGAGAGGCCCTGAGAGAGGCTGAGGGTGGAGAAACACGGACAGTGGGGACGTCAGCAGCCTCAGTACTTGGGGACCTTGCTGTAGTCTTCAGAATGAATGTACCGGCACAGACATATGGACAGGAGCAACCCCAGCAGCTGTGAAGGACAAACCAGAGTCAGGACGATGGCCCAGGTCCCAGAACCCTGCCATCCAGCTCCACACTGGGCTCCAGCCACAGCCATCCTGAGGCAGACAGGTAGGCCGCTAAAGGAGGCCCAGAGAGGGACAGTGCCCAATCTAACGTCACACAGCCGGATGGGCTGAGGTCAGGGCAGCTCTAGAAGCACATGGGCCACTCAGATCACAGGAAAGCAGCAAAGCgagggcagtgggggaggggtatgCGAGACAGAGCACAGGGGAAGGCTGgctgggacagagggacagacctCAATGACGGCAACGCCGGCACAGACACCCAGAAGGATGCCGAAGTTCTCCTGCAGCCACGCCTGCGCCTTCTCCATGCATCCCTGTGGAAAGACTCACATCAGCCTCCTCGCACAGCCGCAGCGGGCCTGCCCAGGACTGTGTCATGAGCAGCCCCCTCACACACCTGAAGATGATGGTGTGAGCAGATTGGGGGAGGGGACTAACGAGCGAAGGAGGCTGAGTGACAGCCTGGGGAACACCCAGGAGTTGGAAGCCCCGTCCCTCCCAGGGTGGCTAGGAATACCTCGCGGTACACAGGCCagtcatctgggttgttttcaactACAGTGCTGTTGTTGACTACAGTGCCATTGTCGACCTCGCAGAATCCTTTCTTCACAATGAGCTGGTTGTCCTCTTCCTTTATCTTCTCGCAGGAGCATGGGTAAGTGGTCTTGGTGGAGTTCTTGAGCCCCTCGTTCTCCGTCCAGTTGTCGTAGCTGACCCAGCCACAGCACTTCACCTGCGCAGTGGGGACAGTTGCTTCATCTCGGCCACTCGGCCCATCCTAAGCAGCCCATCTCCAGGTGGAGACTCAGACTGGCCACCTCTGTGCCTTCTGGGGTGGGAGCTGTGCCCCTCTGGGGTGCTGGAGGTGCACAGTGGACAGCCAGAATGGGAAGCTGTCGGCGCATGCGTAGAGTGGAGGAGGCCCAGTTCAAGTAAAAGACCAGTCAGCACAGGGGTACGGAATGCAGGCAAGGCTGTCGTCAGGTGACAAGGGTAGAGCATGGGACTCTGGGGTCAGGTGCTGGGTTCAAACCCCAGTTCTGCTACTATGAGCCAAGTTGTGCTTTCCACAAGTGAAGAACAGGGACTAAGGTCCCTAATGGGGGTGAGGCAGACAGTGTGCTTCCAGAGGGCCCAGTGACAGACCAGTCAAAGCCAAGACTACCTGTCAGTGTTAAACACCAGCACCTGAGATTTGGGGCGGGGCTTCCTGGTCACCAAAGTGAGAAAAGAGATAAGATCAATTCCGCTGTTTCCAAAGACAAAAATGCTCTATCCAGAGGGCAGAAAGGCCATCTGGGATGGAAGCAAACACAGCTCTCAGAGGGTTTCTTGGGAAATCAGATCACAGGTAGGGGGCAGAGATGAGCCATCGCCTGTGCACAAGCTCTCATCTGCCacaaccagaagagggcgctccAAGCATGCGTAGGGAAGTGAGCTCCAGGCTATTCCCCCAGCTGGCAAGGGCTCCGACTGAAAGACAGAAGGACTGAAAGACAGAAGGACTGAAAGACAGAAGGACTGAAAGACAGAAAGGTAGGTACCACAGGCTCTGCCCCAGTGGGCAGCCTGGCAAGCCACATTTGTTCTGTGACACCAGGAAGAGACAACTTTTCCAGGGTCAACAAAGAAGAGGCAGCGCTGTGAGTGCAGGAGCTGTCTCCAAGACTGTGCTTAGGGGCCATGAGCAACACAGCCACACCAAGTCACTGTCACTCAGACACAAGACTGCAGAGGAGCCATCTTGTCACAACAGCCATCCTCACCTGCGCCTGCACGTAGTCCCAAGCCTCCTCGCGGCTGCTGGTAGCATTGGCGGTGTAGCTCTTAATGATGTCCATCACCGTGCTCCCCATCTCCTGCTTCAGCTGCAGAGGCAGTGCGAGGGTCAGGAATGGACTCGAACCTGGACCTCAGGGCTGCTCAtgcccacaccctgcctcctccACCACAGCAATCCCAGGCCATGTCCGTGGCTGCAGAACATCCACCGTCCTGGTAATCCCTAGTGCCCATTCGCTCAGTGCCAACCCTGTCAGCCATGGCCTACCCTTCACCAGGCATTTTTCCTTTCGATGCTGAAAAGCCTCCCATGGCTTCCCACAACTTTCAAGAGACATGTCACTGTCCTCTCAGGACTTCCTAAGCCCCACGCCGTCTGCTCAGGTCTCCCCAGCCCTGGTTCCCTGCTCTTTCATGCTGTGCTCCATTACACGAGGCCTCCTGCTGCCTCTGTGCTGTCCCCTGGATCTGAACATGGCTGTCTCCCCCATCAAACTGCATCTCCTCAGAAAGGCCTTGTGGCCGCTCTACAGAACTGTGTttctcctacccccacccctgtcaCCTTCCCCTGGCCATCCTTGTCCAGGGCTAAGTGAAGGGGCCACAGCTCTTTCTCTTGGGCTTAGGGTCTCTTTTCCCTCCTGGGATGTGGGTGTTGGCTGGGTATAAGACCATCTCCCAGGGACAGTGAAAAGAAGAGTCAGAGCCTTCCGATTTCTTGCTTTTGTGGAATGGGCTGCAGTCTCTCGGGAAAGCTCTGAGCCTGCAggcaggctgccctggaaccccAACCAGAAGACCCTCAGCCTCAGCCACGGACCAACCGGCCTTCCCTGCAGCCGGTGGCACCACATGAGGCTGAGGTTCTCATAACTGTTAAAGGGGGCAGGGTGGAGATCTGCGGGACCCTCCATGGCTGCCCTCCCTGGGACTTCACAGTCCATATCCCGACTAGTAGGGATAGTCCCCACCAGCTGGGGAATCCTGTGCTACCTGAGGAAGCTCAGGGGTGTGAGGCAGGGGAGGACGTCAGAGAACAGAGGCCAAGGTCTCATAGCTTCTCATCAATAGCCAGCTGTGAGGAGGGGAGAGATCTGCAGCTAGCCCAAGAGCAGGTGAGACCCACAAAGGTGGGAACACGGCCTCCAGGCAGTTCCTGCTGATCTCCCTCTGTCACACAGCCCAGACAAGATGGCCGCCATTACCTGCTTACCATGAGAGAACCAGAAAGACCACTGTGTACAGAAGGCCACACACTTGCCTCTCTTCCTGACATGACCATGCTCTCCAGACTCAGGGTGCTCTTCCCCAGCCTCCCAAGGGAGCCTTGAGTAGCGCTCCCAGGATGGCCACCTCCTCCAGCTGGGCCAACAATCAGCTCCTAGCTACTTCCCTGCTTGGCCTAGGGAAACAGCCCAGACCTCTGAGGCCAGTAAAGCTCCTAGCATCTTCAAGAATCCTCATGGgcttgggtgtggctcagttaGCGCAGAGCTTGCCTGGGTCAACTTGGGGTCAGTCTATAGCACACACActgggcatggaggcacacacctataatccaacACCTCATGACTCAGCAGGTGGGAGAGGAGGGTGAAAAGTTCAGTGCCATCTTTGGCTATATAGGCCTCATGAGACCAGCCTAgattacatgagaccctgactgAAAATCAAACCAAAAGCACCCAAGCCAACAAAAAACCCGGCAAagataaagcaaagaaaaaacacCATAGAGCTCAACAGCTTCCAGATCTTTCCAATCCACAGCTCAGCAGTGGCTGACTTTCACAGAATGCCCTTACTGAGGTGTTTCAACTGACTCTCCCGCCTGACCTGTGGCCCAGGGACTGGCCCTGTTCCCCACCACAGGCCTAGAGAGGTTTGTGGACTTAGCCAAGCCATACACCATGTGCAAGAATGGaaatttggacttgagcttgtcTGCTCCGAGATCCCAGTCGGCCACCCACCTGCCAAGCTTCCTCGGCGTTCACCCACACACCCATCAGAAGAATTGTAACTGGGGCCGGAGAAGTGCCTGTGGTTTGCGCATCCCACAACTGGGCATCTGCCTACAGGTCTTGGGTCTGGCTGTCCTGACCATCTGGGACTAGCTTCTAGTCTCTAGTAAGCAGGTAATCCCCAGGCCTTGAAGACACATCTCCCCATCACTCCCACATCCGCCCCTGGTAGTTGGCCCCTTTTGTAGCCACAGGGTTCTGCATTTTCACAGTGTGGTTGTCATGGCAGCCGGACTTCCCTACCTCCTCCACAACCCTGTCACAGATACCAACAGGTGATAGAGGCGCTGGGTGATTTCCACCAGGGTGGGTGGTTTCCATGGAAATCACTctgcatcctgtagtccaggATGTGGCTGACACAGCTGGGGTCAGAGACCCAGGCTGCTACCTGGTGCTGTGCAGCCACGTATGTGGGCCTCTGTGTTAGTACAGTGGGTTGACAGGCCCCCTGAGGGGGAAGACCACCAGAGGAGTGGAGCCAGCAGtggagaggagctgagttctGTCAGAGCTTTAGAGACTGAGATTCATCACTGATTGGGGGTCTCTTTGTCCCCTTAGTCGGTCCCTGGGATGGTGTCAACCTCACTACCCTCCCAAACTTGTCAAATTATCCTAAAGAGACCTCAAAGGGCAACGTCCCTGGCTCACTACTTCCCAGGGCATCAGACCAACCACAATCATTTAAGAGTCAGAGCCCTGTGACTCCACAATGCCCACTTCTTAGAAGAGCAAGCCTCCTGGTCATACAGCTAGCCAGCCGCAGATTCCACAACCCAGATCCTGCAGCTCCCAGGATCCTGAAGGCCTCCTCCTGGTCCGTCCCCTACCTCCCCCAAGACTGTCCACCCCCAACGCCTACATGCACtgtcatcccccccccccccagtactaTTTCAGAGTGTGAACAGCCCAGGACCTTCAAGGGCAACACAGCACCCCACTTAATACTCTTGCTCACACTTTC
It encodes the following:
- the Cd82 gene encoding CD82 antigen, encoding MGAGCVKVTKYFLFLFNLLFFILGAVILGFGVWILADKNSFISVLQTSSSSLQAGAYVFIGVGAVTMVMGFLGCIGAVNEVRCLLGLYFVFLLLILIAQVTVGVLFYFNADKLKQEMGSTVMDIIKSYTANATSSREEAWDYVQAQVKCCGWVSYDNWTENEGLKNSTKTTYPCSCEKIKEEDNQLIVKKGFCEVDNGTVVNNSTVVENNPDDWPVYREGCMEKAQAWLQENFGILLGVCAGVAVIELLGLLLSICLCRYIHSEDYSKVPKY